Below is a window of Vulpes vulpes isolate BD-2025 chromosome 14, VulVul3, whole genome shotgun sequence DNA.
GGGATGACCTCCCGGCCGCCCAGACCCAGGCTGCCCGCCCAGGCTAAGTTGCTCAGGCTAAGCGGGGGGGGGATCATTTGCGCACTCGCCTTCCCAAATGCATCTGGGTCAGAAACTTCTgtccccccccgcccgcccccttgCATTCCCTCCTGGCCCTCGGAGGAGGCTGCTGGGACGCTGGGAGCACAGAGCCGGCCACAAGAGCTGGGGATGAGTTTCACAGCAACAGGTCCACAGGAGCTGTCGGGAGTCTGGTCCCTGGACCTCGCCGGCCTGTTGGCCAGAgttgcccccccaaccccctcaccccacccaagGCCCCTCTGAAGGTGCCTGCCCGAGGCGCTTCCCACGGTACCCTGGGTCTCGGGATAAATGATCTGTTTCCTCCAGGTGGAGGAGCTTCTCCCCAGACAGAGAGCTTCGGGGGTCCCGGTTCCGTGCAGAGCTGTGGCAGGTGGCTGGCCGCAGAGGGTGGGCAGCGGAGGCTGGGTCAGGTCTCGCCCACCTGTCTGCCGCCAGGATCCCCACACACGGTGCAGCCGAAAGCCTTTCTGTGGTACTTGCACAAAAGTTGTGGAGGGAGAGGACGGGCAGCTGCGAGGAGCTCCCGTTGGGAAGCGCTGGGGAGCCAATGGTTCCCGGGCCCCTGCTCGGGTCCTTACAGAGAATTGCAAATTACCGGGGAAAGACTGATTTTGGGGCTgcgggtagggggtggggaggacctgATGCAATCTGTGGCTTCTTTACAGCCACCTGGAGCTCTGGGTGGCTGATGCGAAGCCCCAGGGGTATCCGCTTAGCTTTAGCAAGGAGTCTTCAAACCTGGAAACCCGACTCCCGGGTTGCAGTTTCAGCCCTCACAGCACCCAGAGTCTTTTAAATTCCGAAGTCACTTGTGTAGTTCACCGTTGTATGTGAAGCCACATGTGTAGGAACACAGGTTAAGTGGTACTGCAGCGCGTGGCAGCGAAGGGATGAGGTGACATTTCCATTCCTTACTTAATTGTTCCTAAGTAATGCGCTCCCCGGCTGGCCAGACAGAGAATGCTTCTCTGGGGCTTACTATCTGAAagctataatttttaaagaatgaagcaGCCCCTTTTGGGGTTTTGGTGCAGTGTTTTCCATCTTGATGGAAATAAAGTCTAGCACCACCCCTGGTTTGTGTTTTAATGCATTAATTAAATGTTGGACCCTTTTGGACATTGCAGTGTACAATGCATTCTTTGCCATGACCTTTCCGTCAATTAGAAGAGGAGAGGATTTGTTCTGCTGTTTGGGGAGCCACGCATCTTAGAGACCAGATGAcacatttagttttataaatcTCTCTGTGCCTGGATGCTCTAATTACAATGTAGAGTCAACATCCAGCCTTGTGTGTAGTCAACACTAATCAGACATTTCCATTATTGCTAATGAATTGTGCTACTTGTATCTGATTCGGGGAAGTCCCCGCTAAGaacctgaaattattttaaatgtgcttgAAAAAGATCTTTGTAACATCTCTGCTGGGGATTATTGCATAGTTAGTGATTGGTTGTTGAAAGATCATTGATCATCAGGTCAGAGAAAGAAATCTGAGGATTATTCGGAAGGAAgtgaaatttcagaataaaatcaTACACATACGTCTATTTTAAGTCGAGGGTTGAACCTGATACATCTACTCCGACCCGTTACTATATTCCGGTGCATTGCTCAGAGGTGATAGTATGTTTTTAGGGAATTATGCAAAAGGCTTAGTACTGGCACGAATGTAGCATTTAGAAGAGAGAGTGGCAGATTGCCATTGATACAGTGGAAATGTATCCTTATAGAGACATCCGATTTTTTTTGAATGCCAGTTACAGATTTATTTCTTGGAGAGACATGAAATAAACCCCAGTTATTTTACAACTTCCCACCCCCCAACATTCCCACTCTCCTTCTCCTAGGGAGGGACTTACGTGACATTTGCAAATTGGGTTGAAGAGGTCCCTTATTGAAATTCAGAGTTAATTTCATAACCAGTAGAAACAGGCTGCACATCTTGGAATACAGAATGCATTGTTGCTTTCTTAGGAAACAGCGCCTTCTTCCACTTTTCATTTTTGACCCTTGAAGTTTAAATAAAGAGCAGGTGATTGATAAGAGGATAATGGATAACATTGGCAGGAACACAAGAAGGCAACTGATTCCATAGTCTGTCCTTATTTTGTGCCTCACTTTTTGGCAACCTGCAAAGGCTGAGTCACGgccaaaatattataattaaggcCTAGACGGctgaggaatgaaaaaaaaaatggccatggATCTTAGGAGAAGCTTGGCGGAGGCTCAGGGGAGGGCCAGGTATTCAGATCACCCTGTGCACTATTCAGTGTCATGGATTATGTCACAGGGTGGAGGGGGTGCCCAGGCCTCTGTGTGATGTGTCCAGGAATGACTGCAGAGAGCCCACGGATGCCGATTGGCTGTCTTGGAAACGTCATCTCTGGACATTGCAAAGGCTCGTAGAGGATGGGAATATAAATACAGGGCAGATGCCTTTTATCTGACTCTCAAgaaaaagctaatatttataaGCCCTCCCATGTTACCTAGATGTTTCCAGAGCCATCAGGCCTTGCTGGAAATTGAAGCATGAATACAAAgtagttactttattttttttttcctataccatttaaaagatagaaaaaccTTCCATTCCACAAATCTAGTTTCCAAGTCACTAAGGAGGAAAAGAGTAGAACTCAATGTTTTACTCTCTATGGTTTCTTAAGCTACTTGtgaaagaaatagagagagagagaaagaaagagagagaaagagacagatgggagaggaggaaggaaggaaacttcTTTTACTTACAGAAGAGAATATTGTAATAATTtactgatatttattatttttatttgtagatCCTAGTAAACGTGGGTAATTTTTTCACCCTGGAGTCTGTCTTTGTAGCACCAAGAAAAGGCATTTACAGTTTCAGCTTTCATGTAATTAAAGTCTACCAGAGCCAAACAATCCAGGTATGTGTTTTGACCTGCTTCCTCTCTACCCCCGAACGGCAGTGTTTATTGGCAGTGGGTTATGTATTTAAGTGTTTACCCAAAGAtgtgttttcattataaaaataaacagccaTCTTTACAGTTTAGttttaaaacacttaattttcaattttcttctttattacaTCCATTAAAGGCTATGACAAgaaacatatagaaaaataaacagttgTATATATTACCTTAATaacaaccatttaaaaaacaCGGCTAAGTAAATACTCAGTGGCACAAATCTCTTCATAAGATCTTGATCTCATTTAATGCACTTGCAAAAATTATTTGAACTTGTAAGGAAGAAACTTATCAGACTAGCAGAACTTTGCATGTACGTGTTCAATAAAACAAATTTGCTATCATTGTTAAAAATTATGAGCATCAGTTAACcgttaaaaacaaatttgtgaaagaaatatacttttttatgaAAGGGTGTTTCTCTGCATGTGCTTTAAATAGTTTATCCTCAGTTACTCTGATGCTGGTGAATTCTTAGAGATTTCAGTCACACTGTTAGCAACGTATTTTGTGTTGTGCTTTCCCAGGTCATAGGCTTGACCTTCCACTCAAAGGCAAGTTCCTATAATATTCAAATATGCTAACACCCATTTACACTGAAGCGTGTCTGTGGAACTCTAGCATTCTTATTATCTTATGCTCAGTGTCCGTGTTGTATATTATGGCCACGTGAATGGGGGATTACATACCATCCTGCCTCTTTTACATCTTCTAGCAAATGGATAAATTGATCATCCTCAGATTTAAtttatgcagtttttttttaacataaaaggaatgaatatCTAGTAAAGAAATTTATTAGCATGCAAAAGCTGTCTCAGCTTTTCCCAAGCCCCAGTATTGAGAAATTTGTGTAATGTTTAACACAGTATAGTCAACATTGTGGTCAGGAGAAAAGtggatacattttgagtttttgttaataattttgaaTGTATTAGTGATTGGTTCTTTGCTAATTACCCGTCATCAAAGTCTTCACTAGTAGtggtgattattatttttaatatacattaacagggaaaacaaaaaaagaaatcacaacacccctccccgcccccacacacaTTCCATAATTTCCAATGATGTTCAGCACTATGCTTGCTGCAGCTGACTAGTAACCTGAAAAAGATATTGGTAGAGTCTTGCTGTATCCAGGTTCATCAGGGCACTGGGCTGCTTTTTACTAATATATGGGGAACCTCGGCTTGCTTCATTACCAAAAGATTGCTATTGAATGTGAGaagtaaataaaacagcaaaCTTTATTTATGTGTTGAAAGGAGGCCAATTTTCGCAAGGCTAGGTTGCCCTCCACGGGCATTCTTTTGTAGGCATTTCAGGACATTTCTatgggagaaattaaaaaagaaaaaaaaacaaacaacgttatcctaataaaaaaaaaaagaaatcaatccaTTTGGACCTACCAAGTGTAGCCACTGCAGTGGGCAGTGGACCTACTAAGTGCAGCTACCACAATTGGGATGAATTTGCCGAACGTGAGATATCTTACCAGGTCTGTCATCTTGGACATGATCCTTTAGCCCTGGTAGatgttttcagtgatttttttttttttccctcataggTTAACCTGATGTTAAATGGGAAGCCAGTAATATCTGCCTTTGCCGGGGACAAAGATGTTACTCGTGAAGCTGCCACTAATGGCGTGCTACTCTACCTGGATAAGGAGGATAAAGTTTACCTAAAACTGGAGAAAGGTAACTTGGTTGGAGGCTGGCAATATTCCACGTTCTCTGGCTTTCTGGTGTTTCCTCTATAGGATTCGATTCCTCCGTGATGTTGATCCAGGGGAGGGGTGGCCTACCCCTGAGCTATTGGAAGATCATTTTCTCATCATCGGATTGATGTCTCTTATCGGTTCCTCATGGTGAATATGGATTCTCTTTAAGGATTCTAGCCTGTCCGAACCAATACACAGTCTCAcagattatttttgtgtgtgtgcgcgttTCAGTATACGTGGACGGGGACTCACGGCAGACATCCCATGTACCTGTGCTCAAGTGTAACAGTTAAAAGCTGTCCGCAAGGTTTATTCTGAATTTAATTTCCTGGAATCACTGAATTCATTGCAGatgtggaattttatttatttgttttttaaaagactggcAACCGGGTCTAAGAATTAGAAAACTCTCAAGTTCTGACTTCAATCAACGGTTAGTGCGATACTGCCAAAGAACTGTGTGCTGTGTTGATATATTGATTCTACTCGTTTTTATTCCTTTGGAATaagtttgttttgttctcttaCGGTAACTGGGGATTGTTTTTCAGTGACTGGCTTTGTGTCTTCTCTACAAATAGGGTAATGAATGGCTCACCCGCAAATTTACCCTACGAGATCACCAACATGACTTCCCTTAACAAACAAGAATGCTTCAtagttgtattttaattatatatgtgaaagagtcatattttccaaattatattttctaataggAAGAATAGATCATAAATTGACAAGGAAAGAGTTGCTTACCTGAGTTCTGAGTGCTCAGCCCCCAAACCTCCACCAAACCACCCTCCTTCGTGGGAAATCCTATACTTTCTTGCTCAGCTTGAATTAACATGATTGAGAATGACCACTTTATTAAAAACctaagggatttttttcccttagacaTGACCACTTTATTAACAGGAGATGGGATGCCCTTGTTTTTAATTATACCTATTTTTCAAGCCCTCTGTTGTGTTTGAAAGTAT
It encodes the following:
- the CBLN4 gene encoding cerebellin-4, whose amino-acid sequence is MGSGGRALSVVPAVLLALTLPALPVWAQNDTEPIVLEGKCLVVCDSNPATDSKGSSSSPLGISVRAANSKVAFSAVRSTNHEPSEMSNKTRIIYFDQILVNVGNFFTLESVFVAPRKGIYSFSFHVIKVYQSQTIQVNLMLNGKPVISAFAGDKDVTREAATNGVLLYLDKEDKVYLKLEKGNLVGGWQYSTFSGFLVFPL